TACCATTCTAGGGAAATCAATCACCTCCTATGCACTTTGCCATTCAATAAATCCATGGAAAAGATAAACAATGTCACAGAATTTGAGCTCTTGGGATTTTCTCAGAATGTAGAAGTGCAGAAAGCATGTTTTGTGATATTTTTCCTCTTCTATGTCATCATCCTTCTGGGAAACATCCTCATCATGCTGACCATCTGTTTCGGAAAACTCTACAggtcacccatgtacttcttcctcaactaTCTGTCTCTGGTAGATCTTTGCTACTCCTCCAGCACAGCCCCTAAGATGATCAGAGACCTGATCTCAGAAAGGAAAACCATCTCCTTTGAGGGGTGTATGATGCAACTTTTTGTTGTCCATTTCTTGGGTTGCACCGAGATCTTCCTCCTTacagtgatggcctatgaccgttatgtggccatctgcaaaccaCTCCATTACCTGAACATCATGAACCGGTCTGTGTGCAATAAAATGCTTGTGGGCACATGGGTTGGGGGCCTCATCCACTCCATAATTCAGTTGTCCCTGGTTGTCCcgctgcccttctgtggccccaatgtgaTCGATCACTATTTTTGCGACGTCCATCCCATGCTGAAACTCGTCTGTGCCAACGCCTATGTCGCCGGTGTTGTAGACACAGCCAATAGTGGGACGATCACTCTGGGGAGCTTTCTCATCTTACTTTTCTCATATACTGTCATACTGTGGTCCCTGAGACATCAGAGCAAAGAAGGACGGCGAAAAGCTCTCTCTACCTGTGGTTCTCACATTGTTGTGGTCATCATCTTCTTTGGTCCCTGTACCTTTATGTACATGAGACCAGACACCACCTTTTCGGGAGATAAAATGGTTGCCATATTTTATACCATCATCACCCCCATGTTAAACCCTCtgatctacactctgaggaatgCAGTGGTGAAGAATGCCATGAAGAAGTTGTGGAGTAGGAAAATTGTTTTGCAAAAATGAAGTACGAAGCCACATATTTGCATTTTGAAGGTGTAATTAGGCTTCAAACATCTGTTAGGTGCCTAGAGTTCAATTTACCTTACAAAGTCCTGCCCATACTTTGCaata
This genomic stretch from Tachyglossus aculeatus isolate mTacAcu1 chromosome 22, mTacAcu1.pri, whole genome shotgun sequence harbors:
- the LOC119943740 gene encoding olfactory receptor 4S2-like, whose protein sequence is MEKINNVTEFELLGFSQNVEVQKACFVIFFLFYVIILLGNILIMLTICFGKLYRSPMYFFLNYLSLVDLCYSSSTAPKMIRDLISERKTISFEGCMMQLFVVHFLGCTEIFLLTVMAYDRYVAICKPLHYLNIMNRSVCNKMLVGTWVGGLIHSIIQLSLVVPLPFCGPNVIDHYFCDVHPMLKLVCANAYVAGVVDTANSGTITLGSFLILLFSYTVILWSLRHQSKEGRRKALSTCGSHIVVVIIFFGPCTFMYMRPDTTFSGDKMVAIFYTIITPMLNPLIYTLRNAVVKNAMKKLWSRKIVLQK